The genomic interval CTTATTCATATAAGCATTCGTTGGATTCGCAGCAGTTTCTGTTTGTGTCTCGGCAGTTACTTCTTCGGCGAAGACTGGGTGCGTAACTGTTACTAGACTCGTGGTAAGCATTAAAGCACATAAAATGGCTCTATAATTTTTATTCATCTTCACGCATTATCCTCCAATTTCTAATTCATTACTGTCCGCGTAGTGACTTTCCGGCAGCACGCATTAATGTCTGCATTTGGGCTGGCGGTAAGTCTATAGACTCTTCTTTCAATGTTGAAGTCTGATGGATTTTTTCTTCAACATGCACATTTGTTTCTTGTATCGGATTTACTTCCGATATCTCCCGTTTTATAACGGGACTGGCAACTGTGCTTTCAAGCTTTTTTTCTGTCCTTTGCTTGGGTTTATCATCAAGCAAAGGCTTTTCAGTTTTATCCACAATTACCGCTTTGGGTTGTTCTAATTCATTGAATTGAACAATGGCCTCTACCGCTGGTTTTCTATCAATCATACCTAATCCACTAAAACCAACAACTGCAACCAAACCAGCAACACTGGCAGCAAGCATACTGTGAATTAGTCGATTTTTTCTCCGATATTTTTTATTTCTTTCTTTGGACTCTTGTGCACGCTTCAATTCAGCTTGTGCCAACATTAAGTTGAGCTCGCCTCGGATATCTTCTTCCTTATCAAAGGACTCTTCAGCTCTGCCAAGCCACGCTTTTGCGGCTTTCACATGATTCGATATCCGATCTTTTAACTCCGCCATTAGATCACACCCCTAATGTCAATCCTATAGACAATACTATAATCCAAAACAAAGTTCATATTAAAACCAGCTATTTTCAGCCATAAATCAGCAAAATTAAGCAATTTGTATCGTATCCTTTAAAATTCACTTTAAAATGACTATTTTTCACCATTTACCAATGTTTCATCAAATTCGATAACATACCGCGAATTCTTTTTATGCCGCGTTTTTGCAAACGATATATATGGGTAGGACTCAGTGCTAAATCCTCAGCAACCTCTTTTACTTCCTTGTCCTTCATATAAACACTTTGTAAAACCAATTGCTCATTTTCAGGCAATCGATGCATTGCATTTTTTAGCTGTTCAACTAAAAAATTCTGTTCAGCCTGTTTCGCAACAGCCGGTTCTGGATCGACAATATTTTCCTCTAATGTAGTTAAACTGTCATCATTATACATTGTGCTATCTACAGAAGTCAACGCAAAACAACCTTCTTGCTTTAAGAAATTCAGCATACGTCCGCGAATTCGATGCAAGGCATATAAACTAAATGCGACATTGCGTTCATGATCATAATTTTCTACCGCTTCAATAAGTCCAACGGTTCCTTCTTGCACGAGATCCATCATTTGACCGGTAATCTTAAACTGCATTACAGCCTTAAATACAAGGGGTTGATAACTTTCAATTAAAATTTCTCTAGCCTTCATATTCTGCTGCATTTTAAACGATTGCCATAGTTTTTTTTCTTCTTCGTACTGCAGCATTTTTATTTTTTTCAATTCTTTTAAATATGCATCTAGTTCCATTCTATCAACCCCATATTAAAACTTAATCCTGGCTTCTAGGCCAACTGCAGTATTTCTATCTTGGTCAATATCACTGGTCAAGCTGAATCGATGATCAAATTCATAACGAACACCAAATTTATACGCATCATGATCTACACCTGCCGTATATTGCAAGATCGTTTTATCATTTAAATACTTGCCGATTTCTACATTATATACTTCCCGATCCATTGTAGTATTATTGACCGACTGTGCAGACAATGTATCACGCACAATGTTAAATTCATCTACCCCAATTGCCTTGCGAACCATATTTTCAAGCTCATTTAAAAAGCTCATTTGCAAGCCAATATTCAGCATTGAAGTCAATTCATCACGACCAAAACTGTCATCATTATTTTTGCTGTTATAACGACTCCGCAGCGTTAATAATGTCAAAAGTTCCTGTTCATTCATCGCCGGACTAGAACTTAACCGAATATTCATCGCATCTGCCGGTCCATCAATATTCAAATATACTTTTGTACTTTCAAGCCGCGTATCAGCATTTACAGAAAGGGTTGGTAAAAAAGAACCTACTTGATTAAAATAAGCTGTCGCTTCTCTGACTTTGAATGGAGTTTTTAGATAACTAATCGTTCCGCGTTTTGCCTGAAACTCCCCGGAAGTACGCGGATGAATCGTACTGCCCGAGAAATTTGCATATCCCTCAAACCAAATATCATATAAGAAGGAATTATATAAACGAACTTTCTTTCCAGCAGTTACATCAATATCTAAACGAACATGCGGCAACTGCTCTTCGCCTTCGGGAATTGCCGGAATATCCAAAGTGCAATTTTCAAAATTTAAATTGCCGGCAACTTTCGGCACACCTTTATTTTCCGTTAATGTCAATGTCCCTTCCAATGGTCCGGTATAATATTTATTTGCAATCTCTAATTGATCTAATTTAAGTTCAAAATTATAATCTTTTAAACCGTCACCTGTAATTTGACTTGTCCCAAACATTTTATAGGACCCGTTACCCATGACACCCTCAAAGGTTTGCAAATCTATTTTATCATTTAGGAATTGAATATCAAGCACCATTTTTTGGACAGGTTTTGCGAGATCTTTAAATTTAACCGCACCATCCGTTACCGTAATGCTGCCGTTGATCAATGGCTCTGCAATTGTCCCATTCAACGTAATATTTCCTTTCGTCGGACCAATTGCCCACTCAATTTGTTTGCTCAATAACGGTAAAATACTAAGATCCGCTTGATCTAACGATACTTTCAAATCCATTTGTTCTTTTACATCTGCATACTGACCCTTATCTTTGGTGATCGCCGCCAACGGAATGATGCCATAGGCACTTGCTTTATATGATCCTTTATTTACAAGAATCTGCTGCACATTGATAATTCCATTTTGTAATATAAACATTCCATACAAGGAATCAAAGGTTGCTGTATTCACGCCACCACCCTGCACATCAACTGAAACATTGGCATTCGGATTTTCTACTGTACCTGTGATTTGTGCACCAAAATTTAAAAGGCCTTTTGTATCCACATCATAATCTGCCAAACTGGTTAACAAACCAGCGTCAATATTCTGTCCAGCAATTTCAATATCTAAATTTCCGCCCAAATTCATTTTCCCTTGCGCAACCAGGCGGCCATTTCCCTGAACGGCATCAAAACGCGTGATCGTAACCAATTTGTCATCCAAGAAGATATCTAAATCAACACTATCCAACGCATACTTTTTCAGTGACCCATTTTTTAAATTTCCTAACAACCGAACTTTGGGACTGTCTGTCGTCCCTTCTACATGAATATTCCCATTAAGCATTCCATCAATCCAGTTCTGATCTACATTCAAGATTTTTAAAATGGAAGCCAAATTCCCCTGCATTACATCTAAATCACCTTTGATCTGATTTGTAGCTGTATTTATATTTCCCGATAAGCTAAACTTACTTTCCTCTTGTTTAAAATTAAGGGAGTTCAATTTCAATATATGGTGATCAAAATTAATTTTTCCATCAATCGCCTTTAATTCTTGCCCATTAAAGGTAACAGCATCCGCAGTCAAATGTCCGTTAAAAATCGGTTCGTTGACATTGCCCTGTAAACTTCCGACAAATTTTGCCTTTCCTTGTACCGGATAAGGCAGCTGCAAACGAAGTTTATCCAGTTGAATATCATCTGCAACGATCTGAAAATCAAGATCTTCATTCGCTTTTAATATACCGCTTAATTTAACATGTAAACTCGGTGCACTAATGACGAAATCTTTTAATTCGGTTTGTCCGTTTTTACGCACATAACGCCCTGTTGCACTCGTTAATAAAATTTTTCGGAAACTGCCTTCATGGAACCGCAGCTCACCTTCTGCATTAATATCATCCAAAGTCCCAGTGATCGTGACGTCATTATCTACATTCCCAGTAATATCTTCATTTGGGAATAACAATTTTGCTATATTTTCCATTCTTGCTTGTCTGGATAAGACAGTCAGGTTCAATCCATGAGAACCCGTTAATCCAATACTGCCATTGATTTCATGCTTTGACACACCATCAAGCAAATCAACATGATGCATATATAATTGGTTTCCGTTCACCGTAATATTGCCTTTTGCAACTTCGAAGGGTTGATAGAAAGCATTTCCGTTAGAAGCTAAGAAATTTGCCTGAACCGCTGGTGATGCGAATGTTCCTGAGATTTTCCCTGTAAAATCTGCCACTCCATTTAAGAGGATGTCTGGATATAAATCACTGACTTGCTGCAAACCAACGCCTGAACCATAAAAAGCTAAAGCTAAAGCTTGGCCATTCACTGCACCTTCTGCACTAATTTTCCCTTCATTTAAAGCTACATTGGCATAATCAATCGCAATACGGTCTCCTTGTTTATAAAAACTTGTATCCAGTTGTTTAAATCCAATCCCCTGATAACTTCCATCGGTAATTCCTAAGTTTCCATACACGACAAGGTTATCATCTATTGTTGTCCCTTTACCTGAGATGACAACATCCGCCTCTCCTTGTCCTGTCATTTCAGGAATATACTGCTTTAAATCATGCAGCGCAATCTGCTTTACTTTCGCCTGCAAATTATACGCTTGCGTATCCGTATCGACTTGCCCCTGCAAATTAAATGTTCCGCCAAACGCAGAACCCGTCGCCTGCTCTACAAATAAAATATGATTTGCAAACTTCAATTTTGTTTTTACATCATGAATCTTATAGTCATATACAGTGCCATCAGCGACATCAAACGCACCGCTTATTACGGGGTTATCAAATTCACCATGAATATTTGCTTGGAAAGCGATCGGCCCCTTGAGTGGAAACTCGTTTAAAACTTTACTCGCATCAAACCCTTTTGAGCTCAATTGCAAATTGACTAAAGGCTTAACGACATCAAGATTTGTTGTACCTCTTAAAACAATTGGCTGCTCAGCAATTTTGCCGCGGCTAAATACGCGTACCTCTTTTTCATTGAAAAGCAACAATCCATCAATTTGATCAATGACTGTGCCCTCTACATCCACACTGCCACCTAAAATCACAGTCTCACCTGTGAATTCATATGCATCATTTACCTTTAAAACAGTCATATCCAGTTGTTTTAAATTCCCCTTCTGCACCTGAATCGCCATATTATCCGGTAAAAATTCCAAATAATTTTCTAAATCAATATCTTTTGCCTTTACGCTGACAGCTTGCCGCTCGCCACCCAAAGTTCCCGATACATCTAAATTTGCTCCATTATGTTCCACCGAAATAGCCATAGCAATCGATGGCTGGCTAACAAAATCCAAACTTCCATTTACATTTTCTAAACGGAGTGTTTTTTGATCAGCACTTAATTTTACAACGGAGTTTTTCAGCTCTACTTTTCCTTTAAAATCATGTGAACTACGCTCGCCCGATAACAGCTCTTCATAATTCCACTTACCATCCTCGTCTTGTATAAGACTTAAAAATGCAGCATCGACCGTTACTCTGTCAATGGTTTGCACAATAGACTTTCCTCGTATCATATCAAACGGGCTGAACGCAATATCCACATTCTTCGCACTGGCCAAAACGTCGCCATTTTTCGTATAAAGCGTAATATCATCCACCGCTATTTTTGTCGGTGATTTTATTTGTACAGACGCAATGTCGATCTTCGTATTGATCGTCTTTGTAATTTCCGATGACAAGATCGCTGCCGACTCTGTCATAAAAGATTGACTCTTTATCCACCAGAAAACGCCAACGCCAATGATAAAAATGAAACCTACAATTACGATGAATGCCTTACGCCCCATACAACTATCCTCCAACTTAAATATCTGCAAACATATATTTTGCTTTATTTCGCCATCAGCGTATCTACTTCCTGTAATTAAAATTTACCATTCTACCAAATGAATACTATTTTAAACTACTACAATTTGAAAATTCTTTGAATATAACAAAACAAGACTGCTACAACACTTTGTAACAGCCCTGTTTTACGAAAATTTATTCTACCGCGATCCCCATTGCTTTGTCTAACGATGCTTTGCTTGTATTATAGTCGTATAATGCAGCAATATAATTATTCTGCGCCTGTGTCAAAGCAACCTGCGCATCCATTACATCAAGATTTGTACCTACGCCGGCACTATAACGCACTTGCGCAATTTTTAAATCTTCTTGTGCCTTCTCTACCGTCACTTGACTTGTTTGAATCCGCTTCTCAGATTCTATCATATTCAAATAAGCTTGACGTACCTCTAACTGAATTGCATCTTGGGTCTGTTTTGCTGTTTCTACACTTTTCAATACGCCGGCTTCTGCACTTTTAATATTTGATCTTGTTACATTGCCGTCAAAAATATTCCAGCTTGTTGTCAAGCCTACACCCCAGCCATTATCTTCCGTGCCGGCAAATTCATCATCTGCCCATTTTTTATTCGCTTCCAATACTACACTCGGTCTTTGGTCAGCTTTGGCAACATTTACACTTTCTTTTGACATCTCAATTGCTTTTTGTGCAGCGATCCCATCCGGACGATTTGCAAGCGCATAAGCAACACTGTCATCTAAAGAAACTTCATATTTTTGATACTTTAAGGTATCTTGAATGTTGACCTTAGTGTCTAGCGGTAACCCAACTACATTATTAAATGTCGACATTGCCAAATCATAACTATTCTTTGCTTTAATCAAAGTCTGTTCTGCATCTGCCAATTCAACTTCTGAACGAAGAACATCAGATTTTGCAACCGTCCCCACAGCATATTGCGCTTGTACATTATTTAAATGCCCCTTTAAGGTGTTGACAGACTCTTCACTGACTTTTACAACATCAGCAGATTGCAAAATATTAAAATAGTTCGTTGTTACATCTAACTTAACTTTTTGCTTTGTATTTTCCAGTGACAAATCACTGACTTCCGTATTCAGTTTTGCTCTGTTGATCGTACCTTCAAGCTTGCCGCCTGTATAAACACGCCAAGAAGCCCCTACTTTATTCCCAAAAGAATTTGAGGTGAAAAAGTTGTTTGTCGAAGAATTCAAGTTTTTCGACCGGCCGTCTGTATGCACGAAATCAATGGAAACATTTTTCCCACCTTTTGCCGCTGCTAAATCAGCCTTAGCACCTTCTTGTTCAGCGCTGGAAATTTTAATGCTTTGATTATTGTTCAATGCCATTTCAATACTTTCTTCCAAGGTTAAATCCACCTCGTTAGCAAAAGCTGTAACGCTGGTTAAACTTAACAATCCACATAGAATCATCGCAGTCAAATTTTTCTTAAAACTATATCTCATCATGATTAATTTTCCTCCTAAGCTTAACGAATCTGACTACACAGTCAAATTTCATAATTTATTATATTCTTTATCGATTTAGGTGTCAACCAAAATGATCCTCAAAACGATTGTCGCATACCCACAAAGGATTGTCGATCATCGCTTTTATTAATCCCGTCCGTTTCACCAACGATAAAAGTTTTTGGCGCTACTTCATATTCTGCTCTTAGCTTTACACGAACGTCGTTAGGATCATAGGCATCTACTGACATCTTAAAATCCTGATTAATTTTTGTATCTAATCCAATA from Massilibacillus massiliensis carries:
- a CDS encoding translocation/assembly module TamB domain-containing protein, coding for MGRKAFIVIVGFIFIIGVGVFWWIKSQSFMTESAAILSSEITKTINTKIDIASVQIKSPTKIAVDDITLYTKNGDVLASAKNVDIAFSPFDMIRGKSIVQTIDRVTVDAAFLSLIQDEDGKWNYEELLSGERSSHDFKGKVELKNSVVKLSADQKTLRLENVNGSLDFVSQPSIAMAISVEHNGANLDVSGTLGGERQAVSVKAKDIDLENYLEFLPDNMAIQVQKGNLKQLDMTVLKVNDAYEFTGETVILGGSVDVEGTVIDQIDGLLLFNEKEVRVFSRGKIAEQPIVLRGTTNLDVVKPLVNLQLSSKGFDASKVLNEFPLKGPIAFQANIHGEFDNPVISGAFDVADGTVYDYKIHDVKTKLKFANHILFVEQATGSAFGGTFNLQGQVDTDTQAYNLQAKVKQIALHDLKQYIPEMTGQGEADVVISGKGTTIDDNLVVYGNLGITDGSYQGIGFKQLDTSFYKQGDRIAIDYANVALNEGKISAEGAVNGQALALAFYGSGVGLQQVSDLYPDILLNGVADFTGKISGTFASPAVQANFLASNGNAFYQPFEVAKGNITVNGNQLYMHHVDLLDGVSKHEINGSIGLTGSHGLNLTVLSRQARMENIAKLLFPNEDITGNVDNDVTITGTLDDINAEGELRFHEGSFRKILLTSATGRYVRKNGQTELKDFVISAPSLHVKLSGILKANEDLDFQIVADDIQLDKLRLQLPYPVQGKAKFVGSLQGNVNEPIFNGHLTADAVTFNGQELKAIDGKINFDHHILKLNSLNFKQEESKFSLSGNINTATNQIKGDLDVMQGNLASILKILNVDQNWIDGMLNGNIHVEGTTDSPKVRLLGNLKNGSLKKYALDSVDLDIFLDDKLVTITRFDAVQGNGRLVAQGKMNLGGNLDIEIAGQNIDAGLLTSLADYDVDTKGLLNFGAQITGTVENPNANVSVDVQGGGVNTATFDSLYGMFILQNGIINVQQILVNKGSYKASAYGIIPLAAITKDKGQYADVKEQMDLKVSLDQADLSILPLLSKQIEWAIGPTKGNITLNGTIAEPLINGSITVTDGAVKFKDLAKPVQKMVLDIQFLNDKIDLQTFEGVMGNGSYKMFGTSQITGDGLKDYNFELKLDQLEIANKYYTGPLEGTLTLTENKGVPKVAGNLNFENCTLDIPAIPEGEEQLPHVRLDIDVTAGKKVRLYNSFLYDIWFEGYANFSGSTIHPRTSGEFQAKRGTISYLKTPFKVREATAYFNQVGSFLPTLSVNADTRLESTKVYLNIDGPADAMNIRLSSSPAMNEQELLTLLTLRSRYNSKNNDDSFGRDELTSMLNIGLQMSFLNELENMVRKAIGVDEFNIVRDTLSAQSVNNTTMDREVYNVEIGKYLNDKTILQYTAGVDHDAYKFGVRYEFDHRFSLTSDIDQDRNTAVGLEARIKF
- a CDS encoding TolC family protein, coding for MMRYSFKKNLTAMILCGLLSLTSVTAFANEVDLTLEESIEMALNNNQSIKISSAEQEGAKADLAAAKGGKNVSIDFVHTDGRSKNLNSSTNNFFTSNSFGNKVGASWRVYTGGKLEGTINRAKLNTEVSDLSLENTKQKVKLDVTTNYFNILQSADVVKVSEESVNTLKGHLNNVQAQYAVGTVAKSDVLRSEVELADAEQTLIKAKNSYDLAMSTFNNVVGLPLDTKVNIQDTLKYQKYEVSLDDSVAYALANRPDGIAAQKAIEMSKESVNVAKADQRPSVVLEANKKWADDEFAGTEDNGWGVGLTTSWNIFDGNVTRSNIKSAEAGVLKSVETAKQTQDAIQLEVRQAYLNMIESEKRIQTSQVTVEKAQEDLKIAQVRYSAGVGTNLDVMDAQVALTQAQNNYIAALYDYNTSKASLDKAMGIAVE
- a CDS encoding sigma-70 family RNA polymerase sigma factor; its protein translation is MELDAYLKELKKIKMLQYEEEKKLWQSFKMQQNMKAREILIESYQPLVFKAVMQFKITGQMMDLVQEGTVGLIEAVENYDHERNVAFSLYALHRIRGRMLNFLKQEGCFALTSVDSTMYNDDSLTTLEENIVDPEPAVAKQAEQNFLVEQLKNAMHRLPENEQLVLQSVYMKDKEVKEVAEDLALSPTHIYRLQKRGIKRIRGMLSNLMKHW